A single genomic interval of Tursiops truncatus isolate mTurTru1 chromosome 16, mTurTru1.mat.Y, whole genome shotgun sequence harbors:
- the ZNF32 gene encoding zinc finger protein 32 isoform X1: MFGFPTATLLDCHGRYAQNVAFFTYWCLLHDFPLILPDVMTEAHHKYDHSEATGSSSWDFQNSFRREKLEQKSPDSKTLQEDSPGVRQRVYECQECGKSFRQKGSLTLHERIHTGQKPFECTHCGKSFRAKGNLVTHQRIHTGEKPYQCKECGKSFSQRGSLAVHERLHTGQKPYECAICQRSFRNQSNLAVHRRVHSGEKPYRCDQCGKAFSQKGSLIVHIRVHTGLKPYACAQCRKSFHTRGNCILHGKIHTGETPYLCGQCGKSFTQRGSLAVHQRSCSQRLTL; encoded by the coding sequence CATATTGGTGCCTCTTACATGACTTCCCTCTCATTTTACcagatgtgatgacagaagccCACCACAAATATGATCACTCTGAGGCCACAGGATCCTCAAGCTGGGATTTCCAGAATTCTTTCAGAAGAGAGAAGCTGGAACAAAAATCCCCAGATTCTAAGACACTACAGGAAGATTCACCTGGAGTGAGACAGAGAGTCTATGAGTGCCAGGAATGTGGAAAATCCTTCAGGCAAAAGGGTAGTCTAACGTTACATGAGAGAATCCACACTGGTCAGAAGCCCTTTGAGTGTACCCACTGTGGAAAAAGCTTTAGGGCCAAAGGCAATCTTGTTACACATCAACGAATACACACAGGAGAGAAGCCTTATCAGTGCAAGGAGTGTGGGAAAAGCTTTAGTCAACGAGGTAGTCTGGCCGTTCACGAAAGACTCCACACTGGACAGAAACCCTATGAGTGTGCTATTTGTCAGAGAAGCTTCAGGAATCAAAGTAACCTCGCTGTTCACAGAAGAGTTCATAGTGGTGAGAAGCCCTATAGATGTGATCagtgtggaaaagccttcagtCAGAAAGGAAGCTTAATTGTTCATATCAGAGTCCACACAGGCCTGAAACCCTATGCCTGCGCACAATGCAGGAAGAGTTTCCACACCAGAGGGAATTGTATCCTGCATGGCAAAATCCACACAGGAGAGACACCCTATCTGTGTGGCCAGTGTGGGAAAAGCTTCACTCAGAGAGGGAGTCTGGCTGTGCACCAGCGAAGCTGCTCACAAAGGCTCACCCTATAA
- the ZNF32 gene encoding zinc finger protein 32 isoform X2 produces MFGFPTATLLDCHGRYAQNVAFFNVMTEAHHKYDHSEATGSSSWDFQNSFRREKLEQKSPDSKTLQEDSPGVRQRVYECQECGKSFRQKGSLTLHERIHTGQKPFECTHCGKSFRAKGNLVTHQRIHTGEKPYQCKECGKSFSQRGSLAVHERLHTGQKPYECAICQRSFRNQSNLAVHRRVHSGEKPYRCDQCGKAFSQKGSLIVHIRVHTGLKPYACAQCRKSFHTRGNCILHGKIHTGETPYLCGQCGKSFTQRGSLAVHQRSCSQRLTL; encoded by the coding sequence atgtgatgacagaagccCACCACAAATATGATCACTCTGAGGCCACAGGATCCTCAAGCTGGGATTTCCAGAATTCTTTCAGAAGAGAGAAGCTGGAACAAAAATCCCCAGATTCTAAGACACTACAGGAAGATTCACCTGGAGTGAGACAGAGAGTCTATGAGTGCCAGGAATGTGGAAAATCCTTCAGGCAAAAGGGTAGTCTAACGTTACATGAGAGAATCCACACTGGTCAGAAGCCCTTTGAGTGTACCCACTGTGGAAAAAGCTTTAGGGCCAAAGGCAATCTTGTTACACATCAACGAATACACACAGGAGAGAAGCCTTATCAGTGCAAGGAGTGTGGGAAAAGCTTTAGTCAACGAGGTAGTCTGGCCGTTCACGAAAGACTCCACACTGGACAGAAACCCTATGAGTGTGCTATTTGTCAGAGAAGCTTCAGGAATCAAAGTAACCTCGCTGTTCACAGAAGAGTTCATAGTGGTGAGAAGCCCTATAGATGTGATCagtgtggaaaagccttcagtCAGAAAGGAAGCTTAATTGTTCATATCAGAGTCCACACAGGCCTGAAACCCTATGCCTGCGCACAATGCAGGAAGAGTTTCCACACCAGAGGGAATTGTATCCTGCATGGCAAAATCCACACAGGAGAGACACCCTATCTGTGTGGCCAGTGTGGGAAAAGCTTCACTCAGAGAGGGAGTCTGGCTGTGCACCAGCGAAGCTGCTCACAAAGGCTCACCCTATAA